DNA sequence from the Streptomyces sp. NBC_01497 genome:
TCAGCTCGGAGGACTGAAACCCATGACGAACATCCCGACCCCCGCCCCGGACGCGGGCGGCGCCGTCTCCGTCTGCCGCCGTCTCGTGGGCCGCACGGCCGTCGTCACCGGCGCCGGCAGCGGCATCGGCCTCGCCACCGTGCGCCGGCTCGCCTCCGAGGGCGCCCGCGTGGTCTGCGCCGACATCGATGAGGAAACGGGCAGGGCCGCCGCGGCCGAGGTGGACGGCCTGTTCGTACGGGTCGACGTCACCGACGCCGAACAGGTCGAGGCGCTGTTCGAGGCCGCGTACGACACGTACGGCAGTGTCGACGTCGCCTTCAACAACGCGGGCATCTCGCCGCCCGACGACGACTCGATCCTCGACACCGGTCTCGACGCGTGGCGGCGCGTCCAGGAGGTCAACCTGACGTCCGTCTACCTGTGCTGCAAGGCCGCCATCCCGTACATGCGCCGCCAGGGCCGGGGCTCCATCATCAACACGGCCTCCTTCGTGGCCCGGATGGGCGCCGCGACCTCGCAGATCTCCTACACCGCGTCCAAGGGGGGCGTGCTCGCCATGTCGCGGGAACTCGGCGTCCAGTTCGCCCGCGAGGGCATCCGGGTCAACGCGCTGTGCCCGGGGCCGGTCGACACCCCGCTGCTGCGTGAGCTGTTCGCGAAGGACCCGGAGCGGGCGGCGCGCAGGCTGGTGCACATCCCCCTCGGCCGGTTCGCGGAGGCCACGGAGATCGCCGCCGCCGTCGCGTTCCTCGCCAGCGACGACGCGTCGTTCGTGAACGCCTGCGACTTCCTCGTCGACGGCGGTATCTCCGGTGCGTACGTGACGCCGCTGTAGCCGGCGGCGCCGCGGTCCTGGCGGTGTCTCACGGCGCACCCCGGCCCGGGGCGCGCCGTGAGGAAGCCGGGGATCAGCGGACGCGTCCCACCCCGGCGTACCCGGAGTCCGCGCCCGGCAGCCCGGCGTCCGCCGGCTGCGGGGTGTCCTTGTACCAGCAGGGCACCAGACCCGGCTCCACGAGGTCGAGCCCGTCGAAGAACCGCAGGATCTCGGCGTGCGTACGGGGCCGCAGGTCGATGCCGGCGGCCCGGTACTCGTCCGTCCGGTCCTGCTCGGCGGTCAGCCGGTCCAGGCTGAGGTGGGAGAGGATCAGGCAACTGCCGGGCACGAGCGGTTCGAGCAGTCTGCGCACGATGCCGTACGGGTCCCGGCCGTCGGGCACGAAGTGCAGCAGCGCGATCAGGGAGAGGGCGATCGGCCGGTCGAAGTCCAGCGTCCCGCAGGCGCGTTCGAGGATGGCGTCGGGGTCGAGGACGTCCGCCTGGACGTAGTCGGTGCGGCCCTCGGGGGAACTGACCAGCAGCGCCTCTGCGTGCCGCAGCACGATCGGGTCGTTGTCGACGTAGACGACCCGGCACGCCGGATCCACGTCCTGCGCTATCTGGTGGAGGTTCGGTTCGGTGGGAATGCCGGTGCCCACGTCCAGGAACTGCCGGATGCCGTCGGCGGCCGTCCAGGCGATCACCCGGCGCATGAACGCCCTGTTGGCCGCTGCGCCGTTGCGCGCCTCGACCGGCAGCCGCTCGGCGACGGCCTGGTCGACGGGGTAGTTGTCCTTCCCGCCGAGCAGGTAGTCGTAGATGCGCGCGGGATGCGGCCTGCTGGTGTCGATCACGGGCCGGGGCGTGCCTGCTGTCATGGGTGGACCTCCTGAATGTCCGGCCGTCACCACCTCGCCGTACGGCCGCCGTAGGCACGGACCCTGCCACACCCGACCCGGCCGCGGCACCCGCGGCCCCCGGAACCCGAACCTCCGTCACCTCGCCGGAACAGCAGGTGAGTTGGCGAGAGCCCGATGCCGGGGCGCGCCCGCGGGACACTAGAGGAAGGTGAGCCCCTCGCCCCGGTACGTCGGCACCGTCGCGCTCACCCGGTCGCCCTCGACCAGGTGCAGCGCGGCGAACCGCTCGCACATCTCGCCCGCCTTCGCGTGCCGGAACCACACCGTGTCGCCGATCAGCAGATCGTCCGCGGCCGAGCCCAGTAGCGGCGTCTGCACCTCACCGGGGCCCTCCTGCGCGTCGTAGCGCAGCCCCTCCGGCAGGTACGGCACCGGCAGCCGGTCCTGGCCCGCGACGCCGGACGCCGGATAGCCGCCGCCCAGCACCGTCACCACGCCGACCCCCGGCCTGCGCACGACGGGCTGCCCGAACAGCGCGGCCGGACGCCCGGAGAACGACGTGTAGTTGTCGAACAGGCGCGGCTGGTAGAGCCCCGACCCCGCGGCGATCTCCGTCACCGCGTCCTCCGCCGCCGTGTGCTGCACGCTGCCCGTGCCGCCGCCGTTGACGAACTCCAGCTCCGGGGCCACCGCCCGCACCGCGCGTACCGCCTCCGCGCGCCGCCCCGCCAGCTCCCTGCGCGCCGCCGCCTGCATCAGCCGGATCGCGCGCGAGCGCAGCGGCCGGCCCGCCACCGTGTCGCCGACACCCGCCACATGGCCCTCGTACCCCATCAGGCCGACCAGCCGGAACCCCGGCCTGCGCGCCACCGACCGCGCCAGGTCCGCAAGTTGAGCCGGTTCGCTCAGCGGTGAGCGCAGCGGGCCGATCCGTACCCGGCCGCCGAACATCCGCAGCGAGGTGTCGAGTTCCAGGCAGACCCGGATCTCCTCCCGGCCGCCGTCGCGCGCCGCGTCGATCAGGTCCAGTTGCGCCGGATCGTCGACCATGACGGTGACCGAGCCCGCGAGCTTCGGATCGGCCGCGAGCTCCCCGTACGCCGAGCGGTCCGCCGACGGGTAGGCGAGCAGCACGTCGTCGAAACCCGCCCGCGCGAGCCACAGCGACTCCGGCAGGGTGAACGACATCAGGCCCGCGAAACCGTCCCGCGCGAGGACCCGCTCCAGCAGGGCCCGGCAGCGAACCGACTTGCTGGCCAACCGGATCGGCTTGCCGCCCGCGCGCCGGACGAGATCGTCGGCGTTCGCGTCGAATGCCTCCAGGTCCACGACGGCCAGCGGCGCTTCGAGATGCGCGGTGGCCCGGTCGTACCGGGCCCGGTCGGAGGCGAAGGGAGTCATGGGCCGAGCTTGCCAGAGCCGATTACCTGACGGTAGACGTGCGCGTGCCGCGCGTCGGGACGGCACCCGCAGCGTTGCCCGCGCGGGGTCCCGGTACTCCCGCGAGCCCGTAGAGTTACGTCCGGACTCCGGGCGAACGGGCGTGTCCCGTACGGTGATCCGCAACGCGGCCCGACGCGCGCCCGGCCGGGCAGGCACGGACTTCAGGGACCCGGAGGGGCGGATGAGCATCGAGGCGCAGGGCTCCGCCGTACCGCCGCCGCCCACGGCTCCGCCACGGCAGGCCGCTCGGCCGTCGGTCCCGCCGCCGTCGGTCCCGCCGGGACCCGGGACGCCGCCGAGATCATCCGTACCTCCCGTACCGCCACTGCCTCCGGTGCCGTACCAGGCGTCGGCAGCGCGGACCCCGGGCGCGGGGCCCTGGGCCGGCCCCGCGCGGACGGTGCCTCCGCTCCCGCCCCTGCCACCGGGACACGTCGCGGCGCCGGCACCGCCCGGCGCGCCCACCGCGACCTCCACCGCGCTCCGGCCCGGGCCGGGCAGCCGGCTCCCGCGCACGGCGGCGGTCGTCGCACTGTTCGTCCTCGGCCTCGGGCTCGTCGGCGGCGCGCTCGCCGGGAACTGGCTGCTCGACGACGACCCGGACGCCCCCACCGCGGTCAGCCGCTTCGACGCCGCGCGCGACCTGTGGCACAGCACGCCCGTCGACACACTCTTCCCGCCCGTCCTCGACGGCGTGGGAGCGGGACCCGACGGCGCCCGGCGCACCTGGACGCGGCTCGGCGTGGCCCCCGACAGCGGCTGCGCCGGCGCGCTCGATCCGGCCCTCGCCACCGCTCTGCGCTCGGTGGGCTGCCTGCGGGTGATACGGGCGACCTACCGGGACGCGACCTCCAGCGACATCACCACCGTCGGCCTCGTCTTCACCAAGGCCGACCCGGTGGCCATGACCACTCTGCGCACCGGCTTCGCCGACCGGCACCTCGCGGCGGACACCGCCCTCGTGCCCACCGCCTACGCCGTACCCGGCACCATCGCCGCGTCCTTCGGGGACCGGCAGCGCGCCAGTTGGAGCATCGACATCCTCACCCAGGCCCCGGTCGTCGTCTACGCCGTGAGCGGCTTCGCCGACGGGCGCACGGTCACCGCGCCGGAACCTGCCGCGTCGGCCACGGCCGCACACGCCACGAGTCCCGCCGCGCAGGCCGGACTCGGTTTCGAGGCCAGGGGCCTCGCCGACAGCGTCGAGCGCGGCATACGGACCCTGACCGCCGCGCGGCCGGCGGCCCACCGATGAGGCGCCGCGCGCCGGGTCCCGCCCGTGCCGGACACCGTCTGCGGCGTACCGCTGCGGTCCTCACCGCCGCGTCGTTCCTGCTGCTCGTGCCCGCGTCGCCGGCGAGCGCCGACGCCATACGCGACCAGCAGTGGGCGCTCGACCAACTCCACGCCCAGCAGGCGTGGCGCAGCAGCAAGGGCCACGGGATCACCGTCGCCGTCCTCGACACGGGCGTCGACGACACCCACCCCGACCTCACCGGACAGGTGCTCACCGGCAAGGACTTCATCGGTTTCGGCGCCCGGCGCGGCGACCGGTCCTGGGCCCGGCACGGCACGGCGATGGCGAGCATCATCGCGGGCCACGGTCACGGCCCGGGCGACAGTGACGGCGTGCTCGGCCTCGCGCCCCAGGCGAGGATCCTGCCCGTGCGGGTCATCCTGGAGGGCACCGACCCGGCCCGCGACCGCGCGCGCACCAGCCGGGGCGACGCGCTCGCCCTCGGCATCCGCTGGGCCGTCGACCACGGCGCCGACGTCATCAACCTCTCCCTCGGCGACGACAGCGCCTCCGCGCACCCCGAGCGCTCGGAGGACGAGGCCGTGCAGTACGCGCTGGCCAAGGGCGTGCCCGTGGTCGCCTCCGCCGGCAACGGCGGACAGAAGGGCGACCACATCTCCTACCCGGCCGCCTACCCGGGTGTGATCGCCGTCGCGGCCGTCGACAAGTACGGCACGCCCGCGGACTTCTCCACCCGCCGCTGGTACGCCGATGTCAGCGCCCCCGGCGTCGACGTGGTGATAGCGGACCCGGACCGCCACTACTACGAGGGCTGGGGCACCAGCGCCGCCGCCGCCTTCGTCTCCGGCACCGTCGCCCTCGTACGCTCCGCCTACCCGCACCTCACGCCCGCGCAGATCAAGAAACTGCTGGAGGACACCGCGCGGGACGCCCCCAAGGGCGGCCGCGACGACGCCACCGGCTACGGACTCGTCGACCCGGCCGCAGCCCTCGCCGACGCCGCCCGGCTCTCCCGCGCCGACGTGCGCGGCACCTCCGCCGGATACACCCGGCGCTACTTCGGCCAGGGGCCCACCCCGCCGCACCATCCCGACGGGCCACCGGCCTGGCCGGCCCCCGTCGCGGGCGGTGCGGGCGGCGTCCTGCTGGTCGCGGCGGGCGTCCTGTGGGTGTCCGGCAGACGGCAGCGGCGTCGGCAGGACGCCGTGCTCTAGCCAGCGGGCCGGACCGGTTTCCGGGGGCCGCGGTTCCGGGGCGTTCCCCGGGCCGGGAGCGCCCGGCGTGCTCCGCCGGGCAGGCCCTAAGCTCGTCGCGTGGCTCTCAAGAACATCCCCGACTCCGGTTTCGCGCACGACGACGGCACCGCCGCCCCCGAGCTCGCCGCGGCGCTCGCCGCCTGGTCGAACGACAGGAGCGCCGAGCCCCGCGTGCTCGCCGCACTCCAGGAGGCGCGGCTGCTGGTCCCGGTGGTCGCCGTCCTCGGCGAGGTCGAGGAGCCGGACACCGCCGGCCACGGCGCGGGCGCCGGGCTGCGCCGTGAGAAGACCAGCGACATGGCCGTGCCCACGCTCACCGTCGGCGACCGGCGGGCACTGCCCGCCTTCACCTCCACGGCGGCGCTCGCCGCGTGGGACCCGGCGGCACGCCCCGTCGCCGTGCCGCTGCACCAGGCGCTGCGGGCGGCGGCGCACGAGGGAGCGGACACCCTGGTGCTCGACCTCGCGGGCCCGGTGACCTACCAGCTGACCGGCCCCGCGTTGCGGGCGCTCGCCGAGGGGCGCGGCGACGCCGACCCGTTGAAGGACCCGGCCGTCACCGGTGCCGTACGGGAGGTCGTGGCGGCCGAGCCGGCCGTGGTCCGCGCCTATCTGGGGCCGGGCAGCGCCGACGGCCTGCTGGCCCTGGTGCTGGACGGGGACGCGGGCGCCGCCGCCCGCACGGTCGCGGGGGCGCTCGCGGCCCACGAGACGCTCAGGGCCCGCCTGGTGCGGGGTCTGGACGTGGCGCTGCTGCCGGCCGGGGCGATGCCGCCGGGGGAGCCCCTGTACGTACGCGGAGTACGCGGAGGGTGAGCGCCGGCCTCTGGCGGGGACGCGGCGCGTGAGCGTCCAGCGCGGTCGGCACGGCTCGCGGGGTGAGAGGCGCGCGGCGCGTCTCAGCCGTAGATCGGGCCCGTGTACTTCTCGCCGGGGCCCTGGCCCGGCTGGTCCTTGACGACGGATGCCTCGCGGAACGCCAGCTGGAGCGACTTGAGCCCGTCCCGCAGCGGTGACGCGTGGAACGAGCTGATCTCCGTCGCGCTCGCGTCCATCAGCCCGGCGAGCGAGTGGATCAGCTTGCGCGCCTCGTCGAGGTCCTTGTGCTCCTCGCCCTCCTCGGTCAGGCCGAGTTTCACGGCTGCCGCGCTCATCAGGTTGACCGCCACCGTGACGATCACCTCGACGGCGGGCACCTCCGCGATGTCGCGGGTCAGGGCGTCGTAGTCGGGCTGCTCGGGGGCAGCCTGACCGGCTGCGGGCGTCGCGTCACTCATGCCCCTTACCCTAGGGCTTCCGGGAAGCACCCCCCGCCGCGCAGCCGGTTCGCCGCTGCCTTCGCGGGGTGTTAACCTTGTGTGATGACCGGTCGGGTGCGCATGTACCCGGCCCACAAGTGGAGGCTCCGATCTCCCACCTGGCCGCCTTTCGAGGTGGCGGGTCACCGGTCAGGTGGTGCCCATCGTTCCGTACGGACGATGGAGCCGCCCGATGCGCCCCGTGTGGAACACGGCGGTGCTCCGGTATTCCTTGGAGCTCCTGCCTGTGTCCGTTCGGGGCATTTTTGATGTTCCGCCACGGTTGGTCAGTACAGACATGGTGATGCGGCTGTCTGCCAGACAGCCGGTCAGTCCTAACCGAGGAGGATCCATCAGCGCCGAGCCCCGCATCAACGACCGGATTCGTGTTCCCGAAGTACGACTCGTCGGTCCCAGTGGCGAGCAGGTCGGCATCGTGCCGCTTGCCAAGGCCCTGGAACTCGCGCAGGAGTACGACCTTGACCTCGTCGAGGTCGCGGCGACCGCGCGTCCGCCCGTGTGCAAGCTCATGGATTACGGAAAGTTCAAGTACGAGTCGGCCATGAAGGCCCGTGAAGCGCGCAAGAACCAGGCGCACACGGTCATCAAGGAGATGAAGCTCCGGCCGAAGATCGACCCGCACGACTACGACACCAAAAAGGGTCACGTGGTGCGGTTCCTCAAGCAGGGCGACAAGGTCAAGATCACGATCATGTTCCGCGGTCGTGAGCAGTCCAGGCCCGAACTGGGCTTCCGGCTGCTGCAGCGCCTCGCTTCGGACGTGGAGGACCTCGGTTTCATCGAGTCCAACCCGAAGCAGGACGGCCGCAACATGATCATGGTGCTCGGCCCGCACAAGAAGAAGACCGAGGCCATGGCCGAGGCCCGGGAGGCCCAGGCCGCCCGTAAGGCCGAGCGCCAGGGTGGTGGGCAGCTCACGGCTGACGCCGACGAGCACGCCGAGACGGCTGACGAGTCCACCGAGGTGGCCGAGGTGGCCGAGGAGTCCGCCGAGGCGTGAACCGCGGGCGCTCCACAGGACTGCCTCCGGTCCCGGGCCCGTCCCGGAACCCCATACCGAAGAAATGACGCCTCCGCGCGCCGGCACCCCGCCGGCCTGGAAGCGCCACTGACGAGGAGACACGGCGCATGCCGAAGAACAAGACACACAAGGGTGCCAGCAAGCGCTTCAAGGTCACCGGCTCCGGCAAGGTGCTGCGCGAGCGGGCCGGCAAGCGCCACCTGATGGAGCACAAGTCGTCGCGCGTGACGCGTCGTCTGAGCGGCAACGCCGAAATGGCCCCCGGGGACACCAAGAAGATCAAGAAGCTTCTCGGCCTGTGAGGTCCGGTCCCCGCATGCGGGGACCGCGAGCTCTACCCAAGGGGACCCACCACTTTCGGGTCGTGTGCACGGACCACGACCCCGCTACAAGGAGTTGAGACGTGGCACGCGTCAAGCGGGCGGTCAATGCCCACAAGAAGCGCCGGGCGATTCTGGAGCAGGCCAGCGGTTACCGCGGCCAGCGCTCGCGCCTGTACCGCAAGGCGAAGGAGCAGGTCACCCACTCCCTCGTCTACAACTACAACGACCGCAAGAAGCGCAAGGGCGACTTCCGTCAGCTGTGGATCCAGCGCATCAACGCCGCTGCCCGCGCCAACGGCATGACGTACAACCGCTTCATCCAGGGTCTGAAGGCCGCCAACGTCGAGGTGGACCGCAAGATCCTCGCGGAGCTCGCCGTCAACGACGCGAACGCGTTCGCCACGCTCGTCGAGGTCGCGCACAAGGCGCTGCCGAGCGACGTCAACGCGCCGAAGGCCGCCGCCTGACACCAGGCCGAGCCGGCGTTTGAACGGCTCACCGTCATCGGACCCGCAGGCCGTGCGCCTGCGGGTCCGGTGCGTTCCGCCCCCTTCCCGCCCGACGCCCCGACCGAGAAGTGAGACGCCGCCGCCCATGGCCGCCACCCCCGAGCTGATCTCCCCGCGTTCCGCGCGCGTCACAGCCGCGCGGCGGCTCGCGAAGCGCTCCTTCCGGGGCAAGGAGCGCAAGTTCCTCGCCGAGGGGCCCCAGGCCGTACGGGAGGCCGTCGCCCACCGCGCCGACGGGCGGCCCACGCTGCTGGAGCTGTTCCTCACCGCGGAGGCCGCCGAGCGCCACGGGGACCTGGTGGCCGCCGCCCTCGCGGGCGGCGCGCTCGTCCACCACGCGTCGGAGGAGGTCGTCGCCGATCTCGCGGACACCGTCACGCCGCAGGGGCTGCTCGGCGTGTGCCGGTTCCTCGACACGCCCTTCGAGGACGTCGTCGCCGCCCGGCCGCGCCTGGTCGCCGTACTGGCGCATGTACGCGACCCCGGCAACGCGGGCACGGTCCTGCGCTGCGCGGATGCCGCGGGCGCCGACGCCGTCGTGCTGACCGACGCGTCCGTCGACCCGTACAACCCCAAGGCGGTACGGGCCTCCGCCGGGTCCCTCTTCCACCTGCCCGTATCCGTCGGCGTCCCCGTCGAACGGGCCGTCGCCGAGCTGAGGGCCGCGGGCGTGCGGGTGCTGGCCGCCGACGGCGCGGGCGACGCCGACCTGGACGGGGAACTGGACGCGGGCACCATGGGCGTCCCCACCGCCTGGGTCTTCGGCAACGAGGCCTGGGGCCTGCCCGAGGAGACGCGCGCCCTCGCGGACGCCGTCGTGCGCGTGCCGATCCACGGCCGGGCGGAGAGCCTGAACCTCGCGACCGCCGCCGCGGTCTGCCTCTACTCCTCGGCGCGGGCCCAGCGGCGCGCGTAGACCCACCGGGGGCGGGCGCGCCGTTCCCGTGCGGGAGCGCGGCGGGGGAGCGGCGGGCGTATGCGGAGCGGCCGGGCCGGCCGCCGCGTGCGTGGAGCGCACCGTTCGTGGAGCGCACCGGTCCCGTCGCCGGATCACGGCGGTTCGCCACGAGGAGGGCCCCCGACCGGCCTGCCCGCCCGGGGAGCCGCGCCCTTACGCCCTCGGACACGCTCCGTGCAAGCACCTGCCGGAACCGCTTCGGCGCACGTCGGGCCCTAGTACTCTTGCGCCCTCAGCGCCCACGCGCTCAGCCGGGAGAAGGGGCTTTACGGGGATGACTGCCGGGACGCGCGGGGTGGACCCCGACGACCTGCCCGACGGACTGGTCGTCGCCGACGAGGACGGCCGGGTGGTGCGGTTCAACGCGGCCGCCGCACGCATCACCGGGCTGCCCGCCGACACCGCGCTCGGCCGGCCGCTCGACCAGGCACTGCCGCTGGAGGACCTCAAGGGCCGCCGCTGGTGGGCCCTGACCGACCCGTACGGCGGCCTCGCCATCCGGGGCGGCCAGCCCGAGCGCAACCTGCTGCTGCCGTGCGGCGACGAGGTGCTCGTGTCCGCCCGCTACGTCCGTACGCGGCCCACCGGGCCCGTCAGCCGCGTCGTCATCTGCATCCGGGGTACCGAGGCCCGGCGCCGCACCGAACTGAGCCACGCGGAGCTGATCGCGACCGTCGCGCACGAACTGCGCTCGCCGCTGACCTCCGTCAAAGGGTTCACGGCGACCCTGCTCGCGAAGTGGGAGCGGTTCACCGACGACCAGAAGCGGCTGATGCTGGAGACCGTCGACGCGGACGCCGACCGGGTCACCCGGCTGATCGCGGAACTCCTCGACATCTCCCGGATCGACTCGGGCCGGCTGGAGGTGCGCCGCCAGCCCGTCGACATCGCGGCGGCCGTGGGGCGCCACGTCCAGGCGTACACGGCGGCCGGGCAGCCGCCGGACCGTTTCCTCGTCCGGATACAGCAGCCGCTGCCCGGTCTGTGGGCCGATCCCGACAAGATCGACCAGGTACTCGGCAACCTGCTCGAAAACGCGGTGCGCCACGGCGAGGGAACTGTCACGATCGAGGTGGCGCCCGCCGAGATCCGCTCCGGCGGTGACGGAGGCGGCGCCCCGGGCGCCCCGGGCGGGGGCGCCACCGACGGCACGAGCACCGAGAAGGGGACGGCGGTCACCGTGTGCGACGAGGGCCCCGGCATCCCCGAGGAGTCGATGAGCCGCGTCTTCACCCGTTTCTGGCGGGGCAGCAAACGCGGCGGCACCGGGCTCGGGCTCTACATCGTCAAGGGCATCGTCGAGGCCCACGGCGGGACGATCACCGTCGGAAGAGGGCCCGGCGGCGGCGCCGAGTTCCGATTTATCCTGCCCGTGGGGACGCCGGCCTTCATGGCCTGAGCGGCCCACGGGCTCCCTCACCTTCACCGGACCTTTAGACTCGACCTTTGGCGCCTTCGCGCCGTCTGCGATCGGGAGCGATCGAGCGGTCGGCAGGGTCGTTCGGGCATGGTCGTTTCGCCAGCCAATCGGAAGTACGGGAAGAGATGTCGGCACCCAACAAGTCCTACGACCCAGTCGAGGTCGAGGCACTGAAACCGCAAGAGATCGAGCGCATGCGGGACGAGGCGCTGGCCGCCTTCGCCGCCGCGGGCGACCTCGACGCGCTCACCCACGCGAAGAGCGCCCACACCTCGGGCACCTCGCCGCTCGCCCTCGCCAACCGCGAGATCGGCGCGCTCCCCCCGCAGGCCAAGGCCGAGGCGGGCAAGCGGGTCGGGCAGGCGCGCGGCGCCGTCAACAAGGCGCTCGCCGCCCGCCAGGTGGAGCTGGAGGCCGAGCGTGACGCGCGCGTCCTGGTCGAGGAGGCGGTGGACGTCACCCTCCCCTACGACCGGGTGCCCGCGGGTGCCCGCCACCCGCTGACCACCTTCATGGAGCGGGTCGCGGACGTCTTCGTCGCGATGGGTTACGAGGTCGCGGAGGGCCCCGAGGTCGAGGCCGAGTGGTTCAACTTCGACGCCCTGAACTTCCTGCCCGACCACCCCGCGCGCCAGATGCAGGACACGTTCTTCGTCCGGAGCAGCCAGGACGCCACGGGCCCGGTGGACAGCGCCGTCGAGGGCGAGTCCGGTGTGGTGCTGCGCACCCACACCTCCCCGGTCCAGGCCCGGACGCTGCTGGAGCGCAAGCCGCCCGTGTACGTGGTCTGCCCGGGCCGCGTCTACCGCACGGACGAGCTCGACGCCACGCACACCCCGGTCTTCCACCAGATCGAGCTGCTCGCCGTGGACGAGGGCCTGACCATGGCGGACCTCAAGGGCACCCTCGACCACATGGTCCAGGCGCTGTTCGGGGCGGACCTCAGGACCCGGCTGCGGCCGAACTACTTCCCGTTCACCGAGCCGTCCGCCGAGATGGACATGGTCTGCTACGTCTGCCGCGGCGCGTCCGTCGGCAACCCCGACCGGCCCTGCCGCACCTGCGGCAGCGAGGGCTGGATCGAGCTCGGCGGCTGCGGCATGGTCAACCCGCACGTGCTGACCGCCTGCGGTGTGGACCCGCGCAAGTACAGCGGGTTCGCCTTCGGCTTCGGCATCGAGCGGATGCTCATGTTCCGCCACAACATCGAAGACATGCGAGACATGGTCGAGGGTGACGTCCGGTTCACCCGGCCCTTCGGGATGGAGATCTGATGCGGGTCCCGCTTTCCTGGCTGCGGGAGTACGTCGAGCTCCCCGCCACCGAGACCGGCCGTGACGTGCAGGCGAGACTGGTGTCCGCGGGCCTTGAGGTCGAGACCGTCGAACAGCTCGGCGCGGGCCTCAAGGGACCCCTCGTCGTCGGCCAGGTCCGCACCATCGAGGAGCTGGAGGGCTTCAAGAAGCCCATCCGCTTCTGCACCGTCGACGTCGGGACCGCCAACGGCACCGGCGAGCTCCAGGAGATCGTCTGCGGCGCCCGCAACTTCGCGGTGGGCGACAAGGTCGTCGTGGTGCTCCCCGGCGCCGTGCTGCCCGGCGGCTTCGAGATCGCCGCGCGCACGACGTACGGCAAGGTCTCCCACGGCATGATCTGCTCCTCCGACGAGCTCGGCATGGGCGACGACAGCACGCACGGCGTCATCGTGCTGCCGCCGGAGTACGAGGCCGGCACCGACGCGATCGCGCTGCTCGAACTCGTCGACGAGGTCCTCGACATCGCCGTCACGCCCGACCGCGGTTACTGCCTGTCGATGCGCGGCATCGCGCGCGAGATGGCCATCTCCTACGGGCTCGCGCTGCGCGACCCCGCGCTGATCGACGTACCCGCGCCCAACTCGTACGGCTACCCGGCCAAGGTCGCCGACCCGATCGGCTGCGATCGGCTCACCCTGCGCACGGTCACCGGGCTGCAGCCCGAGGCGCGCTCGCCGATCTGGCTCCAGCGCCGGCTGCAGAAGGCCGGCATGCGGTCGATCTCGCTGGCCGTGGACGTGACCAACTACGTGATGCTGGAGCTCGGGCAGCCCCTGCACGCGTACGACCGCACCCGGCTCGAAGGCCCCGTCGGGGTGCGTCGCGCCGAGCCGGGCGAGAAGCTCACCACCCTCGACGACGTGGAGCGCGTCCTCGACGCGCAGGACCTCGTCATCACCGACGACCGGGGGCCCATCGGCCTCGCCGGCGTCATGGGCGGCGCGCACACCGAGATCGCCGACACCGTCACCGACGCGGGGACCGGCGAGAGCACCGGCACCACCGAGGTCGTCATCGAGGCCGCGCACTTCGACCCGATCTCCATCGCCCGCACCGCCCGGCGCCACCGGCTGCCCT
Encoded proteins:
- the rplT gene encoding 50S ribosomal protein L20; this encodes MARVKRAVNAHKKRRAILEQASGYRGQRSRLYRKAKEQVTHSLVYNYNDRKKRKGDFRQLWIQRINAAARANGMTYNRFIQGLKAANVEVDRKILAELAVNDANAFATLVEVAHKALPSDVNAPKAAA
- a CDS encoding TrmH family RNA methyltransferase, with the protein product MAATPELISPRSARVTAARRLAKRSFRGKERKFLAEGPQAVREAVAHRADGRPTLLELFLTAEAAERHGDLVAAALAGGALVHHASEEVVADLADTVTPQGLLGVCRFLDTPFEDVVAARPRLVAVLAHVRDPGNAGTVLRCADAAGADAVVLTDASVDPYNPKAVRASAGSLFHLPVSVGVPVERAVAELRAAGVRVLAADGAGDADLDGELDAGTMGVPTAWVFGNEAWGLPEETRALADAVVRVPIHGRAESLNLATAAAVCLYSSARAQRRA
- a CDS encoding sensor histidine kinase yields the protein MTAGTRGVDPDDLPDGLVVADEDGRVVRFNAAAARITGLPADTALGRPLDQALPLEDLKGRRWWALTDPYGGLAIRGGQPERNLLLPCGDEVLVSARYVRTRPTGPVSRVVICIRGTEARRRTELSHAELIATVAHELRSPLTSVKGFTATLLAKWERFTDDQKRLMLETVDADADRVTRLIAELLDISRIDSGRLEVRRQPVDIAAAVGRHVQAYTAAGQPPDRFLVRIQQPLPGLWADPDKIDQVLGNLLENAVRHGEGTVTIEVAPAEIRSGGDGGGAPGAPGGGATDGTSTEKGTAVTVCDEGPGIPEESMSRVFTRFWRGSKRGGTGLGLYIVKGIVEAHGGTITVGRGPGGGAEFRFILPVGTPAFMA
- the pheS gene encoding phenylalanine--tRNA ligase subunit alpha — translated: MSAPNKSYDPVEVEALKPQEIERMRDEALAAFAAAGDLDALTHAKSAHTSGTSPLALANREIGALPPQAKAEAGKRVGQARGAVNKALAARQVELEAERDARVLVEEAVDVTLPYDRVPAGARHPLTTFMERVADVFVAMGYEVAEGPEVEAEWFNFDALNFLPDHPARQMQDTFFVRSSQDATGPVDSAVEGESGVVLRTHTSPVQARTLLERKPPVYVVCPGRVYRTDELDATHTPVFHQIELLAVDEGLTMADLKGTLDHMVQALFGADLRTRLRPNYFPFTEPSAEMDMVCYVCRGASVGNPDRPCRTCGSEGWIELGGCGMVNPHVLTACGVDPRKYSGFAFGFGIERMLMFRHNIEDMRDMVEGDVRFTRPFGMEI